In a single window of the Acetivibrio cellulolyticus CD2 genome:
- a CDS encoding Mrp/NBP35 family ATP-binding protein, which translates to MESSGQGKKNPEDLICETHELNNIKKTVAVLSGKGGVGKSLVTSLLAVVMRRKGYNMGVLDADITGPSIPKVFGGDNYKAENSEFGLYPARTHNDIKIMSINLLLEKNDAPVIWRGPLISGTVKQFWTDVIWGNLDLLLFDMPPGTGDVPLTVFQSVSLDGIIIVTSPQDLVSLIVKKAYNMAKGMNIPIIGIIENLSYAVCPGCGKKINMFGESKAEKVAQEMGIPFLGRLPVDPELAELCDKGEIEKFNKNYVDGCIEMIESKLNLSKE; encoded by the coding sequence ATGGAAAGTTCCGGACAAGGGAAAAAAAATCCCGAAGATTTAATATGTGAAACTCACGAACTTAATAATATAAAGAAAACAGTTGCAGTTTTAAGCGGTAAAGGTGGTGTTGGGAAATCCTTGGTAACTTCTTTACTTGCAGTTGTTATGAGAAGAAAAGGATATAATATGGGTGTTTTAGATGCGGATATTACCGGCCCTTCAATTCCTAAAGTATTTGGAGGGGATAATTACAAAGCAGAAAATAGTGAGTTTGGTTTATATCCTGCTAGAACGCATAATGATATCAAAATTATGTCTATCAATCTTCTTTTAGAAAAAAATGATGCACCTGTTATATGGAGAGGACCTTTAATTTCCGGTACAGTTAAGCAATTTTGGACGGATGTTATTTGGGGAAATTTAGATCTTTTGCTTTTTGATATGCCTCCAGGAACTGGGGATGTTCCGTTGACGGTATTTCAATCTGTTTCTTTAGATGGAATTATTATTGTGACTTCACCTCAGGATTTGGTTTCTCTTATAGTCAAAAAAGCATATAATATGGCTAAAGGTATGAATATACCAATTATTGGTATTATTGAAAACTTGAGTTATGCCGTTTGTCCGGGTTGTGGGAAGAAAATAAATATGTTTGGAGAGAGCAAGGCTGAAAAAGTTGCTCAAGAGATGGGAATTCCGTTTTTGGGAAGGTTGCCGGTAGATCCTGAACTCGCAGAACTATGTGACAAAGGAGAAATTGAAAAGTTTAATAAGAATTATGTTGATGGATGTATAGAAATGATTGAAAGTAAGTTGAATTTGAGTAAAGAATAA
- a CDS encoding flavin reductase family protein: MDKKQASLRSCLQPATKVLVSCRGLDGENNVLAVAYCCNCSYDPPMVMVGIVPSRYSYKMIKESGCFVVNLVDKEYKETFDYLGSVSKRDEDKLSKMKVNLSDGVKVNAPIIKDCPVNIECTIVDSIVTGSHEMFVGKVEYVHANSELVDSEGKINFSEISFL, from the coding sequence ATGGATAAGAAACAGGCAAGTTTAAGGTCATGTCTTCAACCGGCAACTAAAGTTCTTGTATCTTGTAGGGGACTTGATGGAGAAAATAATGTGTTGGCAGTTGCTTATTGCTGTAATTGCAGTTATGATCCGCCTATGGTTATGGTGGGTATTGTTCCGTCAAGGTATTCTTATAAAATGATTAAAGAGTCAGGGTGTTTTGTTGTAAATTTAGTGGATAAAGAATACAAGGAAACGTTTGACTATTTGGGAAGTGTTAGCAAACGTGATGAAGACAAGCTTTCAAAGATGAAAGTTAATTTAAGTGATGGAGTAAAGGTTAATGCTCCAATTATAAAAGATTGTCCTGTCAATATTGAGTGTACGATTGTAGATTCTATAGTAACAGGTTCACATGAAATGTTTGTTGGAAAAGTTGAGTATGTTCATGCGAATTCAGAGTTAGTTGATAGCGAAGGGAAGATAAATTTTTCGGAGATAAGTTTTCTGTAA
- a CDS encoding MBL fold metallo-hydrolase has protein sequence MIKICLLSENYSRKRYMKGEHGLSLWIQKDDKNILFDTGQSDLFSQNAQQLGIDLSEADMLVLSHGHYDHTGGVPEFCSVNQKAPIYINQNAFHKRYNGKNDLGNNIGIPWVEQKDGKGVPSERLIRNKDKVDLSEGIFLSGQIPRNVSFEEAPKNFYMDDGKGNLLIDIIMDEQMLVIKGSKGMHIFSGCSHAGIVNCVEHVKSLFPKDKIISLTAGMHLETVSETRLQKTMQYLLELDIEAIIPLHCTGMMTICKMMQFFKGCCKRMTVGDQMILEE, from the coding sequence ATGATAAAAATATGTTTATTATCTGAAAATTATTCAAGAAAAAGATATATGAAAGGTGAACATGGTCTGTCCTTATGGATACAAAAGGATGATAAAAACATTTTGTTTGATACAGGTCAATCGGATTTGTTTTCACAAAATGCCCAGCAGTTGGGCATAGATTTATCAGAGGCTGATATGCTTGTATTAAGTCATGGACACTATGATCATACTGGTGGAGTCCCGGAATTTTGCAGTGTTAATCAGAAAGCACCAATATATATAAATCAGAATGCTTTTCATAAGAGGTATAATGGCAAAAACGATTTAGGCAACAATATTGGTATACCTTGGGTTGAACAGAAAGACGGCAAGGGTGTTCCTTCTGAAAGACTTATAAGGAATAAAGATAAGGTAGATTTAAGTGAAGGAATATTTTTGTCAGGGCAAATACCAAGAAATGTATCTTTTGAAGAGGCACCAAAGAATTTTTATATGGATGATGGTAAGGGAAACCTTTTAATTGATATTATAATGGATGAGCAAATGTTGGTTATTAAAGGAAGTAAGGGGATGCATATTTTTTCAGGTTGCAGCCATGCTGGAATTGTAAACTGTGTAGAACATGTTAAAAGCTTATTTCCTAAGGACAAAATCATAAGTTTGACAGCCGGTATGCACCTTGAAACGGTATCAGAAACAAGATTGCAAAAAACTATGCAATATTTACTTGAGCTTGATATAGAGGCTATAATTCCATTGCATTGCACAGGTATGATGACCATTTGCAAGATGATGCAGTTTTTTAAAGGATGTTGCAAAAGAATGACGGTTGGGGATCAAATGATACTGGAAGAATAA
- the scfB gene encoding thioether cross-link-forming SCIFF peptide maturase, whose product MKHLDRRIGVVHVFCMNGINIAVDVNSGSINVLDDISYELLRSFDEPFTYQQAEEKFKGSFDSESIREACKDINELVEKGLLFTPEFDKETIINRVNDYNGIKALCLHVAHDCNLMCEYCFASKGSYKVAKSLMPAEVAFKAVDFVVNNSGTRKNVEIDFFGGEPLLNFDVIKQTVEYSKKVQERSGKNIYFTITTNGTLLDDEKIKYINENMNNVVISIDGRKEVHDAIRYDAGHKGTYDKILKNALKLVEGRKGKSYFIRGTFTSRNLDFSKDVFHLADLGFDEISVEPVVGASEDFHIRSEHIDQIIKEYENLALLYVDRIKNGKPFRFYHFNINLYNGPCLYKRITSCGAGTEYFAVTPEGDFYPCHQFVGGKGFKIGDLDNGFNNDALRKEFEKVNVFTKPECDKCWAKFYCSGGCPANAYYSNGDITRPEEKACEMQRKRIECAIMIEVVKALEKEKN is encoded by the coding sequence ATGAAGCATTTAGATAGGAGAATTGGTGTGGTACATGTATTTTGTATGAATGGTATTAATATTGCCGTAGATGTGAACAGTGGAAGTATTAATGTTCTTGATGATATTTCGTATGAGCTTTTACGTAGTTTTGATGAGCCTTTTACATATCAACAAGCTGAGGAAAAGTTTAAAGGAAGCTTTGATAGTGAAAGTATAAGAGAAGCTTGCAAGGATATAAATGAATTAGTTGAAAAGGGTTTGCTTTTTACTCCTGAGTTTGATAAAGAAACTATTATTAATAGAGTTAATGATTATAATGGAATCAAAGCACTTTGTCTCCATGTTGCACATGATTGTAATCTTATGTGTGAATATTGTTTTGCCTCAAAGGGAAGCTATAAAGTGGCTAAAAGTCTTATGCCTGCTGAGGTTGCTTTCAAAGCTGTAGATTTTGTTGTAAATAATTCTGGTACTAGAAAAAATGTTGAAATAGATTTTTTTGGAGGGGAACCTCTTCTAAATTTTGATGTTATAAAACAAACAGTTGAGTATTCTAAAAAAGTTCAAGAACGTTCAGGTAAGAATATTTATTTTACTATTACAACAAATGGGACTCTTCTTGACGATGAAAAAATTAAGTATATAAACGAGAACATGAACAATGTGGTTATTAGTATTGATGGAAGAAAAGAAGTTCATGATGCTATAAGGTATGATGCAGGACATAAAGGTACGTATGATAAGATACTTAAAAATGCACTTAAGCTTGTAGAGGGTAGGAAGGGAAAAAGTTATTTTATTCGTGGAACCTTTACTTCAAGAAATTTAGATTTTTCAAAAGATGTATTCCACCTGGCAGATTTAGGTTTTGATGAAATATCTGTGGAACCTGTTGTAGGTGCAAGTGAAGATTTTCATATAAGAAGTGAACATATTGATCAAATAATAAAAGAATACGAAAATTTGGCACTTTTATACGTTGATAGAATAAAAAATGGTAAACCCTTTAGGTTTTATCATTTTAATATTAATTTATATAATGGCCCTTGCTTATACAAACGCATAACATCTTGTGGTGCAGGGACAGAATACTTTGCAGTTACGCCGGAAGGTGATTTTTATCCATGCCATCAGTTCGTTGGGGGAAAGGGATTTAAGATTGGCGATCTAGATAATGGCTTTAACAACGATGCTTTACGTAAGGAGTTTGAAAAAGTAAATGTGTTTACAAAGCCTGAATGTGATAAGTGTTGGGCAAAATTTTATTGTTCTGGTGGTTGTCCTGCGAATGCTTATTATTCAAATGGCGATATTACAAGGCCGGAAGAAAAGGCTTGTGAAATGCAGAGAAAGCGTATTGAATGTGCTATTATGATTGAAGTGGTTAAGGCACTTGAGAAGGAAAAGAATTAG
- the hydE gene encoding [FeFe] hydrogenase H-cluster radical SAM maturase HydE, whose product MQELDVLIEVLKSKHDIDKESIVKLLTCKESKSIYAAADEVRSCVVGKEVHLRGLIEFSSYCCRTCFYCGLRSANSTLKRYRLEPKEILECASRAVAYGLKTIVLQSGEDKSYSINVLCKIVQAIKGMDVAVTLSIGELKRSEYAELKKAGADRYLLRIETSNENLYNGLHPGMSYKNRVRCLYDLKELGYETGTGCLIGIPGQTIDMLAEDLLFFKKLDADMIGMGPFIPCDGTPLEKSEGGKVDLVYRMMSLTRLFLPEVNMPVTTALGVKDYNGYKNGLMCGANVIMPNMGMSEYKKMYAIYPGKGESINNMENQIENIKKVVFELGRSIGVDYGSRRKTTK is encoded by the coding sequence ATGCAGGAATTGGATGTACTTATAGAAGTGCTGAAAAGTAAGCATGATATTGATAAAGAAAGTATAGTAAAACTTTTGACCTGCAAAGAATCAAAATCAATTTATGCTGCTGCTGATGAAGTGAGAAGCTGTGTTGTGGGCAAGGAGGTTCATTTAAGAGGTCTGATTGAGTTTAGTAGTTATTGCTGTAGAACTTGCTTTTATTGTGGACTTAGAAGTGCAAATTCTACACTAAAAAGATATAGGCTGGAGCCTAAGGAGATTTTGGAATGTGCAAGCAGAGCTGTTGCATATGGGTTAAAAACTATTGTATTGCAAAGTGGAGAGGACAAAAGTTATTCAATAAATGTGTTGTGTAAAATTGTTCAAGCAATTAAAGGTATGGATGTAGCAGTAACCTTAAGCATTGGGGAACTTAAAAGGAGTGAATACGCAGAACTGAAAAAAGCAGGAGCAGATAGATATCTTCTTCGTATTGAAACAAGCAACGAGAATTTATATAATGGCTTGCACCCGGGAATGAGTTATAAAAACAGAGTGCGGTGTCTTTATGATTTGAAGGAATTGGGATACGAAACCGGAACTGGTTGTCTTATAGGAATACCTGGACAGACAATAGATATGCTTGCCGAGGATCTTTTGTTTTTTAAAAAGTTAGATGCGGATATGATAGGTATGGGTCCTTTTATACCTTGTGATGGAACCCCTCTTGAAAAGAGTGAAGGTGGCAAGGTTGATCTGGTATACAGAATGATGTCACTGACAAGGCTTTTTTTGCCAGAGGTAAATATGCCTGTTACCACAGCACTTGGAGTGAAGGATTATAATGGCTACAAAAATGGTCTGATGTGTGGAGCAAACGTAATTATGCCTAATATGGGTATGAGTGAATATAAAAAGATGTATGCTATTTACCCTGGTAAAGGTGAAAGCATAAACAATATGGAAAATCAAATTGAAAATATAAAAAAGGTTGTTTTTGAGCTTGGTAGAAGTATTGGTGTGGATTATGGAAGCAGAAGAAAAACAACGAAATAA
- a CDS encoding NifB/NifX family molybdenum-iron cluster-binding protein, with the protein MKVCISSIGNTLDSKMDPRFGRASYFVIADTETMDYEIIENAASISGGGAGITSGQLMVDKGVKAIVTGNVGPNAMSVLKAARIEIYRGQDTTIKENLENIKKEVLVKIDNTVPEHYGMQGGTK; encoded by the coding sequence ATGAAAGTATGCATATCTTCAATTGGTAACACGCTAGATAGCAAAATGGATCCTAGATTTGGAAGAGCGTCGTATTTTGTTATTGCAGATACCGAAACGATGGATTATGAAATTATTGAAAATGCAGCTTCAATTTCAGGTGGAGGTGCAGGTATAACTTCAGGACAATTAATGGTAGATAAGGGCGTAAAGGCAATTGTGACAGGTAATGTTGGACCAAATGCTATGAGTGTATTAAAAGCTGCACGTATAGAAATATACAGGGGGCAAGATACAACGATTAAGGAAAATTTGGAAAACATAAAGAAAGAGGTACTTGTTAAGATAGATAACACTGTACCAGAACATTATGGTATGCAAGGAGGTACAAAATGA
- a CDS encoding NifB/NifX family molybdenum-iron cluster-binding protein, whose amino-acid sequence MRIAISTDESYVSEHFGRCPVFTIVDIEDGKLVNRKSINNPGHAPGAIPQFLNSEGVKMIVCGGMGARAMGFFEEFGIDTMTGISGKIDDIILKLQNGTLEGGKSLCTPGAGRGYGIDKTVCDHPHED is encoded by the coding sequence ATGCGTATTGCTATATCAACGGATGAAAGTTATGTTTCAGAACATTTTGGTAGATGTCCTGTATTTACAATTGTAGATATTGAAGACGGCAAGCTTGTAAATAGAAAATCTATTAATAATCCAGGACACGCACCGGGAGCTATACCGCAGTTTTTAAATAGTGAAGGTGTAAAAATGATTGTATGTGGTGGTATGGGTGCAAGAGCGATGGGTTTTTTTGAAGAGTTTGGTATTGATACTATGACAGGTATTAGTGGAAAAATTGATGATATTATTTTAAAATTGCAAAACGGTACCTTAGAAGGTGGGAAAAGTCTTTGTACACCGGGTGCAGGAAGAGGATATGGTATTGATAAGACAGTGTGCGATCATCCGCATGAAGACTAA
- the def gene encoding peptide deformylase, protein MALRQIRNYIDDDVLRKKSKVVEKIDEKILNLLDDMAETMYQSNGVGLAAPQVGILKRVVVIDVGEGLIKLINPQIISMEGEQQDIEGCLSVPDIIGEVKRANKVKVKAIDEKGNSIELDGTGLLARAFCHEIDHLDGILFIDKIVNGTKKYINNHEDKK, encoded by the coding sequence ATGGCGTTGAGACAGATTAGAAATTATATTGATGATGATGTTTTGAGGAAAAAATCAAAAGTTGTAGAAAAAATAGATGAGAAAATATTGAATTTATTGGATGATATGGCTGAAACAATGTATCAATCAAATGGAGTAGGCTTAGCTGCACCACAGGTAGGAATACTAAAGAGAGTTGTTGTTATAGATGTAGGAGAGGGTCTCATTAAGTTAATAAATCCTCAAATTATTTCTATGGAAGGTGAGCAGCAAGACATAGAAGGTTGTCTCAGTGTTCCGGATATTATAGGTGAAGTTAAGCGTGCTAATAAGGTTAAGGTCAAGGCAATTGATGAAAAGGGTAATAGTATTGAGCTTGATGGAACGGGTCTTTTAGCACGTGCTTTTTGTCATGAAATTGACCATCTTGATGGTATTCTTTTCATAGACAAAATTGTTAATGGTACTAAGAAGTATATTAATAATCATGAAGACAAGAAATAA
- a CDS encoding transcriptional repressor has translation MLKQYDLRMTPQRKAILEILYNCRGHHLEIENIYQLLSVDLDKKHKVGLATVYRTMDTLEKVGLVSKLSMEDSPSRYELAFPEETNHHHLICLKCGRVQELDDVLTEEFKKIVLESKNFMMTERPIKIFGYCSECRN, from the coding sequence ATGCTGAAGCAATATGATTTAAGGATGACTCCTCAACGCAAAGCAATTCTTGAAATTCTATACAATTGTAGAGGACATCATCTTGAAATTGAAAATATTTATCAGCTTCTTTCTGTTGACTTGGATAAGAAACATAAAGTAGGTCTTGCAACTGTTTACCGAACGATGGATACGCTTGAAAAAGTAGGTTTGGTTTCAAAGCTATCAATGGAAGATTCACCTTCAAGGTATGAGTTGGCATTTCCGGAGGAAACAAACCATCATCATTTGATTTGTTTAAAGTGTGGCAGGGTACAGGAACTTGATGATGTCTTAACAGAAGAATTTAAGAAAATTGTTTTAGAAAGCAAAAATTTTATGATGACTGAAAGACCGATTAAGATATTTGGCTATTGTAGTGAATGCAGAAACTAG
- a CDS encoding nucleoside recognition domain-containing protein, which translates to MEKYLLELILKGLWGVLTTEVFVIFAIVLPCIILFYMVFGLLEDYGYIPRIAVILDRILHRVGLHGYSVIPMLLACGCNVPGILAVRNLEVIPYVLGGILFINILHATGIIKLVGKLLHP; encoded by the coding sequence TTGGAGAAATATCTACTGGAATTGATTTTGAAGGGGCTATGGGGGGTATTGACAACAGAAGTATTTGTCATATTTGCAATTGTTTTGCCATGTATAATTCTTTTTTATATGGTTTTTGGGCTACTGGAAGACTATGGATATATTCCTAGAATAGCAGTAATACTTGACAGGATACTTCATAGAGTTGGACTTCATGGATATTCGGTTATTCCAATGTTGCTTGCTTGTGGATGTAATGTTCCGGGAATACTGGCGGTAAGAAATCTGGAGGTGATACCTTATGTTCTTGGAGGTATATTATTTATAAATATACTCCATGCAACAGGAATAATTAAATTAGTTGGAAAATTATTGCACCCTTGA
- a CDS encoding FAD-dependent oxidoreductase, producing the protein MKNYDVVVIGGSAAGVTAAVTVRRQCPEKTILLIRKEKHVPIPCGIPYVFGTVGDPQKNLIPVDNMLQNSKVDSIVGEVLDIQREAKVIDTAEGEKIGYDKLIIATGSIPLIPPLPGADKGNVFAIKKDVAYLQGILDKLGEAKDLCIVGCGFIGVEIAEECRKKRQDINISIVEMQRHCLQLVYDVEFCELAEKVLKEQNINLMLDEKVKSLEGKDKVESIKLESGQEIKANMVIMGIGAFANIELAKKIGLEIGPMKGIQVNRYMQTSDKNIFACGDCAEKISFFDGKPSGLKLASIATMEARIAGANLFSIRRVNMGVIGVYSTALQNNAFASAGLTESQALEKGYNIIAGTAEAINRHLGSMPGGANLKVKLVFEAGSRIILGGQVSGALSGGELINTISAFINQRMTADDIATFQTGTHPALTASPIAYQLVNAAENAVQQMISGHTC; encoded by the coding sequence ATGAAAAATTATGATGTAGTTGTTATTGGTGGGAGTGCAGCTGGTGTAACTGCTGCTGTGACAGTAAGGAGGCAATGTCCAGAAAAAACTATTCTTTTGATAAGGAAAGAAAAGCATGTGCCTATACCTTGTGGAATACCCTATGTTTTCGGAACTGTAGGAGATCCACAAAAGAATCTTATTCCGGTTGACAATATGCTCCAGAATAGTAAGGTAGATAGTATTGTTGGTGAAGTTTTGGATATTCAAAGAGAAGCAAAGGTCATAGATACTGCAGAAGGTGAAAAAATTGGGTATGACAAACTGATAATTGCAACGGGTTCAATTCCTCTAATTCCGCCATTGCCTGGAGCGGATAAAGGAAATGTTTTTGCTATAAAAAAGGATGTTGCTTATTTGCAAGGAATACTTGATAAGCTCGGAGAAGCAAAGGATTTATGCATTGTTGGCTGTGGCTTTATAGGTGTTGAAATTGCTGAAGAATGCAGAAAAAAACGTCAGGATATAAATATAAGCATTGTTGAAATGCAGAGGCATTGTCTCCAGCTTGTTTATGATGTTGAGTTCTGTGAATTGGCTGAAAAGGTTTTAAAAGAGCAAAATATAAATCTTATGTTGGATGAAAAGGTGAAGTCACTTGAGGGAAAAGATAAGGTTGAAAGTATAAAGTTAGAAAGCGGACAAGAAATAAAAGCGAATATGGTTATTATGGGCATAGGTGCTTTTGCAAATATTGAGCTTGCAAAAAAAATTGGTCTTGAAATTGGTCCTATGAAGGGAATTCAGGTTAATCGTTATATGCAGACAAGCGATAAGAATATATTTGCATGTGGTGATTGTGCTGAAAAGATTTCATTCTTTGACGGAAAACCATCAGGCTTAAAACTGGCTTCAATTGCTACAATGGAGGCTCGTATTGCAGGTGCAAATCTATTTTCTATAAGACGTGTCAACATGGGAGTTATTGGCGTTTATTCTACTGCATTGCAGAATAATGCGTTTGCGTCAGCAGGGCTTACAGAATCCCAGGCGTTAGAAAAAGGATATAATATTATTGCTGGTACAGCAGAGGCAATAAACCGTCATCTGGGATCTATGCCGGGAGGTGCTAATTTAAAAGTAAAACTTGTCTTTGAGGCAGGCAGCAGAATTATTCTTGGTGGACAGGTTTCTGGAGCTTTGAGTGGAGGAGAACTTATAAATACAATAAGTGCGTTTATAAATCAAAGAATGACTGCTGACGATATTGCCACCTTCCAGACAGGTACTCATCCAGCTCTAACAGCTTCACCGATAGCCTATCAACTTGTCAATGCTGCCGAAAATGCAGTTCAACAAATGATTTCAGGGCATACTTGCTGA
- a CDS encoding iron-sulfur cluster scaffold-like protein, with translation MCRDEYSDIVLEHFMCPRNVGSMNDADGEGTCGDPGCGDSLTIYIKVKNSVIDEISFLVFGCAAAIATSSMATELAKGKTLEEALKITDEDVIEALGGLPEHKKHCSNLGVETLKKAIEDYYKKKVHKE, from the coding sequence GTGTGTAGGGATGAGTATTCGGATATAGTTTTGGAGCATTTTATGTGTCCAAGAAATGTTGGAAGTATGAATGATGCTGATGGAGAAGGTACTTGTGGAGATCCGGGATGCGGAGATTCTTTGACAATATATATCAAGGTGAAGAATTCTGTAATAGATGAAATAAGCTTTCTTGTATTTGGTTGTGCAGCTGCAATTGCTACAAGCAGTATGGCTACTGAGCTTGCTAAAGGCAAGACACTTGAAGAGGCATTAAAAATTACTGATGAAGATGTAATTGAAGCATTGGGAGGCCTACCGGAACATAAGAAGCATTGTTCAAACCTTGGTGTAGAGACATTAAAAAAAGCGATTGAGGATTACTATAAGAAGAAAGTTCACAAAGAGTAG
- a CDS encoding thiamine pyrophosphate-dependent enzyme: MNPPFLLSKLSEIAGNNAIITTEVGQNQICAANYYRVQSPSTFISSGGMGTMGHTDKSKAFINMLEPFGIIEV; encoded by the coding sequence ATTAATCCACCTTTTCTTCTGTCAAAACTATCTGAAATTGCAGGCAACAACGCCATTATAACAACTGAAGTAGGACAAAATCAGATTTGTGCTGCAAATTATTACAGAGTACAATCACCATCAACTTTCATCTCCTCAGGAGGTATGGGAACAATGGGGCACACAGATAAGTCTAAAGCCTTTATTAATATGCTTGAACCCTTTGGAATTATTGAGGTCTAA
- a CDS encoding YbbN family protein, with protein MFDISVEQITDALEVERLIENSNKLVICAGRWDPMCIPVYRAMEQIIKDGQFQDTLLRVIEFDSEAASKIRGLEECKHFRGLPFTVYFLNGKVVCATASIQSRQQIEENIKKYLY; from the coding sequence GTGTTTGATATTAGTGTTGAGCAAATAACAGATGCTTTGGAAGTAGAGAGGTTGATTGAAAATTCGAATAAGCTTGTAATATGTGCAGGAAGATGGGATCCAATGTGTATACCGGTTTATAGGGCTATGGAGCAAATCATAAAAGATGGTCAGTTTCAAGATACTTTACTGAGAGTGATTGAGTTTGACAGTGAAGCTGCAAGCAAAATACGTGGTTTAGAAGAATGTAAGCACTTTAGAGGATTGCCGTTTACAGTTTATTTTCTAAATGGTAAGGTGGTATGTGCAACCGCTAGTATTCAGTCTAGACAGCAGATTGAGGAAAATATTAAAAAATATTTGTACTAA
- a CDS encoding NifB/NifX family molybdenum-iron cluster-binding protein gives MRTRIAIPVKNDKLVEELLYCESMLIYLVDDGNIISKEIRLLQVRNIDMLIDALKGFGINLLVANHICEDVRIKLNNKQIGVICKSNNNPDEIVGEYIKYIKY, from the coding sequence ATGAGGACTAGAATTGCTATACCTGTAAAAAATGATAAATTAGTAGAAGAGTTGTTATATTGCGAAAGTATGCTTATATATTTGGTTGATGATGGTAATATTATAAGTAAGGAGATCAGGTTATTGCAAGTAAGAAATATAGATATGTTAATTGATGCTTTGAAGGGATTTGGAATTAACCTATTAGTAGCTAATCATATATGTGAAGATGTTAGAATTAAATTAAACAATAAACAAATAGGTGTAATTTGCAAAAGTAACAATAATCCTGATGAAATAGTTGGAGAATACATAAAGTATATTAAATATTAA
- a CDS encoding metal ABC transporter solute-binding protein, Zn/Mn family, with amino-acid sequence MKKIVCAVLLLVCIALSGCRGQNTMQADSSKIQVAVSIVPQVEFVKAVGGEFVEVVAMVPPGKSTENYAPTPQEIEKFSNSALYFSIGVPTEISNILPKDGALNKDLKIVKLNDEVKKVFPEREFSPGSRDPHIWLSPKRVKVMVKIISEELSKIDSKNKAFYEKNALEYSNKLDELDKQTKESLSNLKNKNFIIYHPALGYFADDYGLTMLSLEEEGKSATAKDFEQKISEAKKQGIKVIFYQAEMDSKQAKVFAEELKGSAEQIFPLAPDYIENLKKTVNIFVRVLNKQ; translated from the coding sequence ATGAAAAAAATTGTATGTGCAGTTTTGCTATTAGTATGTATTGCACTTTCAGGATGCAGAGGGCAAAATACAATGCAAGCTGACTCCTCTAAAATACAAGTCGCAGTTTCTATAGTTCCACAGGTCGAATTTGTAAAGGCTGTTGGGGGAGAATTTGTTGAGGTTGTGGCAATGGTTCCTCCAGGTAAAAGTACCGAAAATTATGCACCAACGCCTCAGGAAATTGAGAAGTTCAGTAATTCGGCTTTATATTTTTCTATTGGTGTTCCAACGGAAATTTCAAATATTCTACCAAAAGATGGAGCGTTAAATAAAGATTTAAAAATAGTAAAATTAAATGATGAGGTAAAAAAAGTTTTTCCGGAAAGGGAGTTTTCTCCAGGTAGTAGAGATCCTCATATATGGCTGTCTCCTAAAAGAGTAAAGGTTATGGTGAAAATTATATCGGAGGAGCTTTCAAAAATTGATTCAAAGAATAAAGCCTTTTATGAAAAAAATGCCTTAGAATACAGTAATAAACTTGATGAACTGGATAAACAGACAAAAGAGTCGCTTTCCAACTTAAAGAATAAGAATTTTATAATATATCATCCGGCTTTGGGTTACTTCGCTGATGACTACGGATTAACTATGCTTTCGCTTGAAGAAGAAGGCAAGAGTGCCACTGCAAAGGATTTTGAGCAAAAAATAAGTGAAGCAAAAAAGCAGGGAATCAAGGTGATATTTTATCAGGCCGAAATGGATAGCAAGCAAGCTAAGGTTTTTGCAGAAGAATTAAAGGGTAGTGCAGAACAGATATTCCCTCTTGCTCCCGATTACATTGAGAATTTGAAAAAGACTGTTAATATTTTTGTTAGAGTTCTTAATAAACAATGA